One segment of Gemmatimonadota bacterium DNA contains the following:
- a CDS encoding DUF790 family protein — MLTSDLLLVRRRGPYIEPRYVDTAAPNIIGLAEDIIDIFTDHQGKSRGELHSALDMRAAEATDYRVQRGLTKLLEDDRCEFRIDSIVEPEEVRTQVFGLGRENHPIVREPDLLYPVTREHILDQVALKYQTSAENIAHSLYADLPVNHYLDRFDAPDPAWLLNRYNVALAQAMFYRCTRMRLSVHRNLPVRYKQLFKFIKFYRLIHDIRGDRDAGYEIVLDGPVSLFRLSQKYGIQMAVFLPALLLCTRWKMEATVKLKDGREGDFVLDDNHNLISHYKDQTMYDSLLEETFATRFEKARTDWELERETEIVNLKNTVFIPDFAFRHPDGRTALLEIVGFWHPDYLRRKLDKLRRANRKDLVVAVSRDLNVEEEDFEDVPGHVFFFKTRIQPQDVARRLDQIRMEDCVND, encoded by the coding sequence ATGCTCACTTCCGACCTTTTACTCGTGCGCCGTCGCGGGCCTTATATCGAGCCTCGCTATGTGGATACTGCAGCGCCCAATATTATCGGGCTGGCAGAGGATATTATCGATATTTTCACCGATCACCAGGGCAAGTCGCGCGGTGAATTACACAGTGCTCTGGACATGCGTGCGGCCGAAGCAACGGATTATCGCGTTCAACGCGGTCTGACGAAATTGCTCGAAGACGATCGCTGTGAGTTTCGCATTGACAGTATTGTCGAACCCGAAGAAGTTCGCACACAGGTTTTTGGCCTCGGCCGAGAGAATCACCCCATTGTCCGCGAACCCGATCTTCTCTATCCCGTCACGCGCGAACACATTCTCGACCAGGTCGCGCTCAAATATCAGACCTCGGCGGAAAATATCGCGCATAGCCTCTACGCAGACCTTCCCGTCAATCACTATCTCGATCGCTTTGACGCGCCCGATCCCGCGTGGTTGCTCAACCGCTACAATGTCGCACTCGCGCAGGCTATGTTCTATCGCTGCACGCGCATGCGACTCTCGGTGCATCGCAACTTGCCCGTGCGCTACAAACAACTCTTTAAGTTTATCAAATTTTATCGCTTGATTCACGATATCCGCGGCGACCGGGATGCGGGATACGAAATTGTCCTCGACGGTCCCGTAAGCCTGTTTCGCCTCTCGCAAAAATACGGTATTCAGATGGCTGTTTTTCTGCCTGCGTTGCTCTTGTGTACCCGCTGGAAAATGGAAGCGACGGTCAAACTCAAAGATGGCCGCGAAGGCGATTTTGTTCTGGATGACAACCACAATTTGATTTCGCATTACAAAGACCAGACCATGTATGATTCTCTTCTCGAAGAGACCTTTGCTACGCGCTTTGAAAAAGCCAGGACCGACTGGGAACTCGAACGCGAAACAGAAATTGTGAATCTCAAGAATACGGTCTTCATTCCCGATTTTGCATTCCGCCATCCCGATGGTCGTACGGCACTGCTCGAGATCGTCGGTTTCTGGCATCCCGATTATCTGAGGCGCAAACTCGACAAACTCCGCCGCGCTAATCGCAAAGACCTCGTCGTCGCTGTTTCCCGCGATCTCAATGTCGAGGAAGAAGATTTCGAGGATGTGCCCGGGCATGTTTTCTTTTTTAAAACCCGAATCCAACCCCAGGATGTCGCCCGACGCCTCGATCAAATTCGCATGGAAGACTGCGTAAATGATTGA